A window of the Lagopus muta isolate bLagMut1 chromosome 1, bLagMut1 primary, whole genome shotgun sequence genome harbors these coding sequences:
- the LOC125701014 gene encoding uncharacterized protein LOC125701014 produces MGVSHHQRLLALSSPLSGGLLPWTRTGCPMRTNKSRQVGASAGGTGNKPLKAALDGRFTAINNQARTQTLLPCAPHERVGNMYGAYPVEADLEHDMPVRHVSGLRHVYRPQGYPREVASGAGSAASQWVPDVEPWRHPMAVEPKIPVPRSQMDLGFEPEEYPRGAGGVRTAEGVNQKRGENQSAVAVLAVLLSLVVLAALGYLARHLLKKRQEGAMLGEASICVRKEDPSPVEKQQNFARITIEIADLSGKSNPGLKRLLSPLTDLFCQPPERSTQPDFCRQSEIADDTRKKPLESGKEKKSTCTCGRAVRLGEQ; encoded by the exons ATGGGGGTCAGCCACCACCAGCGGCTGCttgctctttcttctcctctttctggTGGCCTCTTGCCATGGACAAGGACAGGCTGCCCAATGCGGACCAATAAATCTCGGCAGGTTGGTGCCTCTGCTGGAGGCACCGGCAACAAACCCTTGAAAGCAGCCTTGGATGGCAGGTTCACTGCCATCAACAACCAGGCACGGACACAAACTCTGCTTCCCTGTGCCCCAC ATGAACGTGTTGGCAACATGTACGGAGCATATCCTGTGGAAGCCGATCTGGAACATG atATGCCTGTACGCCACGTATCTGGACTGCGCCATGTTTATCGGCCTCAAGGCTACCCCAGGG AGGTGGCCTCAggtgctggctctgcagcttctCAGTGGGTTCCTGATGTTGAGCCTTGGAGGCATCCCATGG CTGTTGAACCCAAGATTCCTGTTCCACGTTCTCAGATGGATCTTGGTTTTGAGCCTGAAGAGTATCCCAGAG GTGCTGGCGGTGTGAGAACAGCAGAGGGTGTGAATCAGAAACGGGGAGAAAATCAGTCTGCAGTTGCAGTGCTTGCCGTCCTGCTCTCTCTGGTTGTTCTGGCAGCTTTGGGTTACCTGGCAAGACATCTGCTGAAGAAGAGACAAGA AGGTGCAATGCTAGGTGAAGCTAGCATTTGCgtgagaaaggaagacccatCTCCAgtagaaaaacaacagaactttGCGAGAATTACTATAGAAATTGCAGATCTTTCTGGGAAGTCAAACCCAGGTCTGAAGCGTCTTCTCTCACCACTCACTGACTTATTCTGTCAGCCCCCAGAGCGATCCACTCAGCCTGACTTTTGCAGGCAGTCAGAAATTGCTGATGATACACGCAAAAAGCCACTAGAgtcaggaaaagagaagaaaagtacGTGCACCTGTGGAAGAGCAGTGAGACTGGGTGAACAATAG